Proteins encoded by one window of Martelella endophytica:
- a CDS encoding SDR family oxidoreductase, with protein MQQNRPIKTALVTGGAKRLGRSIVEDLANYGFNVAIHANQSLAEAETLAAAMSKSGVRTVALAADLTDPTAVDGLVERVQAALGPLDLLVNCASVFHADSAGDFDMDTFDRHFAVHVKAPATLAGRFARQVEGNGLVVNMIDQRVWALRPDFFTYTLSKSALWTATQTMAQAFAPKVRVNAIGPGPTLRNARQSEEDFQKQIDGLILKRGPDPREVGSTIRYLYETPSITGQMIALDGGQHLAWETPDVTGINE; from the coding sequence ATGCAGCAGAACAGGCCGATCAAGACCGCACTCGTCACCGGCGGGGCAAAAAGACTGGGGCGATCCATCGTCGAAGACCTAGCCAATTACGGCTTCAATGTGGCAATTCATGCCAATCAATCCCTTGCGGAGGCCGAAACGCTGGCCGCCGCAATGTCGAAATCGGGCGTGCGGACAGTTGCGCTCGCGGCCGACCTCACTGATCCCACCGCCGTCGATGGCCTCGTCGAGCGAGTGCAGGCCGCGCTTGGGCCGCTCGATCTCCTCGTCAACTGCGCCTCGGTGTTTCATGCCGACAGCGCCGGCGATTTCGACATGGACACCTTCGACCGGCACTTCGCCGTCCACGTCAAGGCACCGGCAACGCTTGCCGGCCGCTTTGCCCGGCAGGTGGAGGGAAACGGGCTTGTCGTCAACATGATCGACCAGCGTGTCTGGGCGCTGAGGCCCGATTTCTTTACCTATACGCTTTCGAAAAGCGCGCTCTGGACGGCGACGCAGACGATGGCACAGGCCTTCGCACCCAAAGTGCGCGTCAATGCGATCGGCCCGGGCCCGACGCTTAGGAACGCGCGCCAGAGCGAGGAGGATTTCCAAAAGCAGATCGATGGCCTTATCCTGAAGCGCGGCCCCGATCCGCGCGAAGTCGGGTCAACGATTCGCTATCTCTACGAAACACCCTCGATCACGGGTCAGATGATCGCGCTAGACGGCGGCCAGCATCTTGCCTGGGAAACGCCGGATGTGACAGGTATCAACGAATGA
- a CDS encoding outer membrane protein — protein sequence MRNLNKTLTAATMLVLGAGAAQAADAIVSAPYEPSPVTYAAPVKVSNWSGFYLGGAANWDWGTFQKGDFDADGWGGTLFGGYNMQSGSIVYGVEADLATSNQHEYVDPNLKMEQGVNGSLRGRIGYAMDPVMVYGTGGLAGSKLQAKQGGDKDKQMAWGYTLGAGVEAMVTDNISARVEYRYTDYGDQDFNLNSGRYKRGFQENTVKVGLGVHF from the coding sequence ATGCGGAACTTGAACAAAACGCTGACGGCAGCCACCATGCTGGTGCTGGGTGCGGGCGCGGCTCAGGCCGCAGATGCAATCGTAAGCGCTCCCTATGAGCCGAGCCCGGTTACCTATGCTGCGCCGGTCAAGGTCAGCAACTGGAGCGGATTCTACCTCGGTGGCGCCGCCAACTGGGACTGGGGTACTTTCCAGAAGGGCGATTTCGACGCCGACGGCTGGGGTGGCACGCTGTTCGGCGGCTACAACATGCAGTCCGGCTCGATCGTCTACGGCGTTGAAGCCGATCTGGCGACCTCCAATCAGCATGAATATGTCGACCCGAACCTGAAGATGGAGCAGGGTGTCAACGGCTCGCTGCGCGGCCGCATCGGTTATGCGATGGATCCGGTCATGGTCTACGGCACGGGCGGTCTTGCCGGTTCCAAGCTGCAGGCCAAGCAGGGCGGCGACAAGGACAAGCAGATGGCCTGGGGCTACACGCTCGGCGCTGGTGTCGAGGCGATGGTCACCGACAACATCTCGGCCCGCGTCGAATACCGCTACACCGACTACGGCGATCAGGACTTCAACCTGAATTCCGGCCGCTACAAGCGCGGTTTCCAGGAGAACACGGTCAAGGTCGGCCTCGGCGTCCATTTCTGA
- a CDS encoding RNA polymerase sigma factor, with protein sequence MPRLRRIAAALAGSASDGEDLLQDTVLMALQRHHQWHGENIGGWLYTIMLHLNANARRHRDTLPLLALDGIEDWGEPQPDALMRARLINALEALAPDFREVVLLHDVEGYGYEDIAEKLSIPLGTVMSRLHRAKRHLAEGLVGEASERGNA encoded by the coding sequence ATGCCGCGGCTGCGACGCATTGCGGCAGCACTGGCCGGTTCGGCAAGCGATGGCGAGGATCTGCTGCAGGATACCGTGCTGATGGCCCTGCAGCGGCACCATCAGTGGCATGGTGAAAATATCGGCGGCTGGCTTTACACCATCATGCTCCATCTCAATGCCAACGCCCGGCGGCATCGGGACACCCTGCCGCTCCTGGCGCTCGATGGCATTGAGGATTGGGGAGAACCCCAGCCGGATGCCCTGATGCGCGCAAGGCTGATAAACGCGCTCGAAGCGCTCGCGCCGGACTTCCGCGAGGTCGTCCTGCTCCACGATGTCGAGGGCTATGGATATGAGGACATCGCCGAGAAACTCTCCATACCGCTCGGAACCGTGATGTCGCGTCTGCACCGCGCCAAGCGACATCTCGCCGAAGGCCTGGTCGGAGAAGCCTCGGAGCGCGGGAACGCCTGA
- a CDS encoding COG4315 family predicted lipoprotein — protein MKTTLLAAAVLVAFTGMAHAGTNTFQTVSSNSGPVLAGQNGRTLYTYDQDARDVSACYGPCAANWPPYIANSAAQPFAHYTFVVRTDGQRQWALNGKPLYFRAQDQKPGDTTGQDAAGHWQVARPA, from the coding sequence ATGAAAACCACCCTCCTCGCCGCAGCCGTGCTCGTGGCCTTCACCGGCATGGCCCATGCGGGCACCAATACCTTCCAGACCGTCAGCAGCAACAGCGGCCCCGTCCTCGCCGGGCAGAACGGCAGGACGCTCTACACCTATGACCAGGACGCACGGGACGTATCCGCCTGCTACGGGCCATGTGCCGCAAATTGGCCACCATATATCGCCAATTCAGCCGCGCAACCCTTCGCACATTACACGTTTGTGGTGCGGACGGATGGTCAACGACAGTGGGCTTTGAATGGCAAACCCCTCTATTTCCGGGCTCAGGACCAGAAGCCCGGCGACACGACCGGCCAGGACGCCGCCGGCCACTGGCAGGTCGCCCGCCCGGCCTGA
- a CDS encoding ATP-dependent DNA helicase: protein MEFSPQQDEALKAVSHWLKEGRSPVFRLFGYAGTGKTTLARYFAEHVDGDVLFAAFTGKAAQVLRSRGASNARTIHSLIYRPKGEEMIEDEETGKTSVAPMFSINRQSPLAKAKLIIIDECSMVDEKLGQDLVSFGTPVLVLGDPGQLPPVSGGGYFTNHDPDFLLTEIHRQARDNAIIDLAMRVREGAEIPHGDYGEAQVISRHDVTQDLVLGADQVLVGTNRTRRRYNQRLRELKGFTQAYPQSGDKLVCLRNDPSKGLLNGSLWKVMSSSKETVKPGINLLVNPEEDDPDRGAARIKLLKAAFEDSETEIPWSTKKRFDDFDYGYALTVHKAQGSQWNNVVLFDESWAFRDTRERWLYTAITRAAERLTIVR from the coding sequence ATGGAATTCTCACCGCAACAGGATGAAGCGCTGAAGGCGGTCTCGCACTGGCTGAAGGAAGGCCGTTCGCCGGTGTTCCGGTTGTTCGGCTATGCCGGCACGGGCAAGACCACGCTTGCGCGCTATTTCGCAGAGCATGTCGATGGCGATGTGCTGTTCGCCGCCTTCACCGGCAAGGCCGCCCAGGTGCTGCGCTCGCGCGGCGCCAGCAACGCCCGCACGATCCATTCGCTCATCTACCGCCCGAAGGGCGAGGAGATGATCGAGGACGAGGAAACGGGCAAGACCTCGGTCGCGCCAATGTTCTCGATCAACCGCCAGAGCCCGCTCGCCAAGGCAAAGCTCATCATCATCGACGAATGCTCGATGGTTGATGAGAAGCTTGGCCAGGATCTCGTCTCCTTCGGAACGCCGGTTCTGGTGCTTGGAGACCCGGGCCAGTTGCCGCCGGTCTCCGGAGGCGGCTATTTCACCAACCACGATCCGGATTTCTTGCTGACCGAAATCCATCGCCAGGCCCGCGACAATGCGATCATCGATCTGGCCATGCGGGTGCGCGAAGGCGCAGAGATACCGCACGGCGACTATGGCGAGGCGCAGGTCATCTCCCGGCACGACGTGACGCAGGATCTGGTGCTGGGCGCCGACCAGGTGCTTGTCGGAACCAATCGCACGCGACGGCGCTACAATCAGCGCCTCAGGGAACTGAAGGGCTTCACCCAGGCCTATCCGCAATCCGGCGACAAGCTGGTCTGCCTCAGAAACGATCCGTCGAAAGGGCTTCTCAACGGCTCGCTGTGGAAGGTGATGTCGTCGTCAAAGGAAACCGTCAAGCCGGGCATAAACCTGCTCGTCAATCCGGAAGAGGATGATCCCGACAGGGGCGCGGCACGGATCAAGCTGCTGAAGGCCGCCTTCGAAGACAGCGAGACGGAAATTCCGTGGTCAACGAAGAAGCGTTTCGATGATTTTGACTACGGCTATGCGCTCACCGTCCACAAGGCGCAGGGTTCGCAGTGGAATAATGTGGTGCTTTTCGACGAAAGCTGGGCCTTCCGGGACACCCGGGAGCGGTGGCTTTATACCGCGATCACCCGCGCGGCTGAGCGATTGACGATCGTAAGGTGA
- a CDS encoding pyridoxine 5'-phosphate synthase, whose product MTARLSVNLNAVAQLRNRRDLPWPSVRHLGKIALEAGAYGLTVHPRPDQRHIRFTDLAVIRNLIDDEFPQAEFNIEGYPSDHFIGLCLESEPEQVTLVPDSPSQSTSDHGWDFIADAGVIERAVIRLKKRDIRVSLFADGDASRSQLEAARDSGADRIELYTGPYGACYDDPKREVEIAARLGETAAIAAELGLGVNAGHDLTVENLPVLAQQIPHLAEVSIGHGLTADALEFGMAESVRRFRRACGETV is encoded by the coding sequence ATGACCGCGCGGCTGTCTGTCAATCTCAATGCGGTGGCGCAATTGCGCAACCGTCGCGACCTTCCCTGGCCGAGCGTTCGGCATCTGGGCAAGATCGCGCTCGAGGCCGGCGCCTATGGCCTTACCGTGCATCCGCGTCCTGACCAGCGGCATATCCGTTTCACCGATCTTGCGGTGATCCGAAACCTGATCGATGACGAATTCCCGCAGGCGGAATTCAACATCGAGGGCTATCCCAGCGACCATTTCATCGGGCTCTGTCTCGAGAGCGAGCCTGAGCAGGTGACGCTGGTGCCCGACAGTCCGAGCCAGTCGACGTCCGATCACGGCTGGGATTTCATTGCCGATGCCGGTGTGATCGAGCGCGCGGTGATCCGTCTGAAGAAGCGCGATATCCGCGTTTCGCTGTTTGCCGATGGCGATGCCAGCCGCAGCCAGCTCGAAGCGGCCCGCGACAGCGGCGCGGACCGGATCGAGCTCTACACCGGCCCCTACGGCGCCTGCTACGACGATCCGAAACGCGAGGTCGAGATCGCAGCGCGGCTGGGCGAAACCGCCGCGATCGCGGCCGAACTCGGCCTTGGCGTCAATGCCGGACACGACCTGACGGTCGAGAACCTGCCGGTTCTGGCGCAGCAGATCCCGCATCTGGCCGAAGTTTCGATCGGACATGGCCTCACCGCGGATGCGCTGGAATTCGGCATGGCCGAAAGCGTGCGTCGCTTCCGGCGCGCCTGCGGTGAGACTGTCTGA
- a CDS encoding SDR family oxidoreductase yields the protein MNHQTVLVTGASGKLGCETLDFLLQAGKKPSEIIATTRDVSKLADYAAKGIAVRQADFDAPETLAAAFAGADRVAIISTDSLAPEVDRVAQHTSAVNAAKAAGATHVVYTSLPGAEDSLISFAGDHLGTEQAIKASGLNYTLLRNAWYQENLFMSLPSAFQHGVWLTAAGNGRINYIAHEDCARALAAALLSDTSGKDTYTLVGPTTYTIDEVAALAHDSTGKPLEVRHVTSDALRETLSGVGLPPFVVDLMVSTDENIRSGRFDIVNNDFEKLTGRKPKPLEVFFEENAKAF from the coding sequence ATGAACCACCAGACCGTCCTCGTCACCGGAGCGTCCGGCAAGCTTGGCTGCGAAACGCTCGATTTCCTGCTCCAGGCTGGCAAGAAGCCATCAGAAATCATCGCCACCACCCGTGATGTCAGCAAGCTTGCGGACTATGCCGCAAAGGGCATTGCCGTCCGCCAGGCGGATTTCGACGCGCCTGAGACTCTCGCGGCCGCCTTTGCCGGTGCTGACCGGGTCGCCATCATCTCCACTGACAGCCTTGCCCCGGAAGTCGACCGCGTGGCCCAGCATACCTCCGCCGTCAATGCCGCCAAGGCAGCCGGTGCCACGCACGTCGTCTACACGTCCCTGCCCGGAGCCGAGGATTCGCTCATCAGCTTTGCTGGCGATCACCTGGGGACCGAACAGGCGATCAAGGCAAGCGGGCTCAACTACACCCTGCTCCGCAATGCCTGGTACCAGGAAAACCTGTTCATGAGCCTGCCGAGCGCTTTCCAGCATGGCGTCTGGCTGACAGCGGCCGGCAACGGGCGGATCAACTACATCGCCCATGAGGATTGCGCACGCGCGCTCGCCGCTGCCCTGCTCTCAGACACATCCGGCAAGGACACCTATACGCTGGTTGGGCCGACCACCTATACGATCGATGAGGTCGCGGCACTGGCGCACGATTCCACCGGCAAGCCGCTCGAGGTCCGGCACGTCACCTCGGATGCGCTCCGCGAGACGCTTTCGGGCGTGGGTTTGCCGCCTTTCGTGGTCGATCTCATGGTCAGCACGGATGAAAATATCCGCTCGGGCCGCTTCGATATCGTCAACAACGATTTCGAAAAGCTGACAGGCCGCAAGCCGAAGCCGCTGGAAGTGTTCTTCGAAGAGAACGCAAAGGCCTTCTGA
- a CDS encoding winged helix-turn-helix transcriptional regulator — MTDPLPAWNRAELAGILTNGLIENCPVRDVLNQVSGKWATLLLMALSEGPLRFAELKRFTPDISQRMLTKTLRDLHRDGYITRTVYPTKPPKVVYALTETGRSFLDPFQALVAWARNNHAQIRAARLSFDREEAETLA, encoded by the coding sequence ATGACCGACCCCTTACCCGCCTGGAACAGGGCGGAACTCGCCGGAATTCTCACGAATGGCCTGATCGAAAACTGCCCGGTCCGCGACGTGCTGAACCAGGTTTCGGGAAAATGGGCGACGCTGTTGCTGATGGCGCTTTCGGAGGGGCCGTTGCGCTTTGCCGAATTGAAGCGCTTCACGCCCGATATCTCGCAGCGCATGCTGACCAAGACGCTGCGCGATCTGCATCGTGACGGCTATATCACCCGCACCGTCTATCCGACCAAGCCGCCGAAGGTCGTCTACGCCCTGACCGAGACCGGCCGCTCCTTCCTGGATCCGTTTCAGGCGCTCGTCGCCTGGGCGCGCAACAACCACGCACAAATCCGCGCGGCGCGGCTGAGCTTTGACCGGGAGGAGGCGGAGACGCTTGCGTGA
- a CDS encoding DUF4189 domain-containing protein yields MKATLAALMMVLSASVASAADDWNALAIDDDTMTVGMAVDQPSKEAAEALAKSECLKEGAKGCGTVVSREGGCLALSRNASGSSLGYGMEDTIQETVAEALKQCADGGKYEGCTVHSNMCASN; encoded by the coding sequence ATGAAAGCAACACTTGCAGCATTGATGATGGTTCTGTCGGCATCCGTCGCCTCGGCGGCCGACGACTGGAATGCGCTCGCCATCGACGACGACACCATGACTGTCGGCATGGCGGTCGACCAGCCGTCCAAGGAGGCGGCCGAGGCGCTGGCGAAGAGCGAATGCCTCAAGGAAGGCGCCAAGGGATGTGGCACGGTGGTCTCCCGCGAGGGCGGTTGCCTGGCGCTGTCGCGCAACGCATCGGGATCGAGCCTCGGCTACGGCATGGAGGACACCATCCAGGAAACCGTTGCGGAAGCGCTGAAGCAATGCGCAGATGGCGGAAAGTATGAAGGCTGCACCGTGCACAGCAACATGTGCGCCAGCAACTGA
- a CDS encoding GNAT family N-acetyltransferase, with protein sequence MVAASLPFPGSGAMPLEISVTATPADADVAVIDQNLTTFNEAEVGPQQRMLLTVLVRDGNGAVAAGINGMTSWGWLYVQRLWVGESLRGQGVAARMLAAAEAEALKRGCHSAYIDTFNPVALKTYQRHGFVEYGRLKDFVAGRDRIFLQKKL encoded by the coding sequence ATGGTCGCGGCCAGCCTTCCCTTTCCCGGTTCTGGTGCCATGCCGCTCGAAATTTCCGTCACTGCCACGCCCGCCGACGCCGATGTCGCGGTCATCGATCAAAACCTGACCACCTTCAACGAAGCCGAGGTCGGGCCGCAGCAGCGCATGCTGCTGACCGTGCTGGTGCGCGACGGGAACGGCGCGGTTGCGGCGGGAATCAACGGCATGACCTCCTGGGGCTGGCTCTATGTGCAGCGGCTCTGGGTCGGTGAAAGCCTCCGCGGTCAGGGCGTGGCCGCCCGCATGCTCGCGGCCGCCGAGGCCGAGGCGCTGAAGCGTGGCTGCCATTCGGCCTATATCGACACCTTCAATCCGGTGGCACTGAAGACCTATCAGCGCCACGGCTTTGTCGAGTATGGCCGTCTCAAGGACTTCGTTGCCGGCCGCGACCGGATCTTTCTGCAGAAAAAGCTGTAA